A portion of the Actomonas aquatica genome contains these proteins:
- a CDS encoding SH3 domain-containing protein, with protein sequence MTVKSPLAVLLCLLTATLGAQTAQRATPIHTAPEVTAPVVKLVKPGEDLPAASPTGTAPAGWSAVVLPGPHELFVRNSDIGKDLDIKPGSSLRADPKSDAAELTTFQAGDEAEITGLRGRWTQIRLNRDVIAYVQGTSAPAVQRTAPVVTTAPVTDAPYSAGSNTSPVVNPTPRPAVGRPVDRTASDRSSLAALPRLFEGKLASTRVPLRPRRPYDFALEAEDGTRFAYLDLTKLLLTEQIEKYIDRTVVVYGVARPVPDTKDIVIAVESLQLR encoded by the coding sequence ATGACCGTCAAGTCGCCGCTCGCCGTCCTTCTCTGCCTGCTCACCGCCACACTCGGTGCTCAAACCGCCCAGCGCGCCACCCCGATTCATACCGCGCCCGAGGTCACCGCTCCGGTCGTCAAACTCGTCAAACCGGGCGAAGACCTCCCGGCTGCCTCCCCCACCGGCACCGCCCCCGCCGGCTGGAGCGCTGTCGTCCTGCCGGGTCCCCACGAACTCTTCGTTCGCAACAGCGACATCGGCAAAGACCTCGACATCAAACCTGGCTCCTCCCTCCGCGCCGACCCGAAATCCGACGCCGCAGAATTAACCACTTTTCAAGCAGGCGATGAAGCAGAGATCACCGGCCTGCGGGGACGTTGGACCCAGATTCGCCTCAACCGCGACGTGATCGCCTACGTGCAAGGCACGAGCGCCCCCGCGGTGCAGCGCACTGCCCCGGTTGTCACGACCGCGCCGGTGACCGATGCTCCCTACTCCGCCGGTAGCAACACCTCTCCGGTGGTGAACCCCACGCCTCGTCCGGCCGTCGGACGTCCGGTGGACCGCACCGCTTCCGACCGCTCGAGTTTGGCTGCCCTGCCCCGCTTGTTTGAGGGCAAACTGGCCTCGACTCGCGTGCCGTTGCGTCCGCGACGTCCCTACGACTTCGCGCTCGAAGCCGAAGACGGCACGCGCTTCGCCTACCTCGATCTCACCAAGCTGCTGCTCACCGAACAGATCGAAAAATACATCGACCGCACCGTCGTCGTTTATGGCGTGGCCCGACCCGTGCCCGATACCAAAGACATCGTGATCGCCGTTGAATCGCTGCAGTTGCGCTGA
- the folD gene encoding bifunctional methylenetetrahydrofolate dehydrogenase/methenyltetrahydrofolate cyclohydrolase FolD produces MELIKGNDIAATIIAELKAEVAAISGRKPCLALVRVGDDPASVSYVKKKEKTAAEIGVESRVILPPVDISQAELEKLIDDLNADETVDGILVQSPLPKPLDELAIFRRVSPAKDVDGFHTLNLGKLAQEDATGFASCTPAGIMELLGRSDVDLKGKHVVVLGRSLIVGKPIALLALQKKAGANGTVTICHSATKDLPSITRLADVLIAAIGRAHFVTADMVKEGAVVIDVGINRIPDASRKSGYRLVGDVDFDNVAPKTAQITPVPGGVGPMTVAMLMKNTVKARQQGTAA; encoded by the coding sequence ATGGAATTGATTAAAGGCAACGATATCGCCGCCACCATCATCGCCGAACTCAAGGCCGAAGTCGCTGCTATCAGCGGTCGCAAACCGTGCCTCGCGCTGGTCCGGGTCGGAGACGACCCCGCCTCGGTTTCCTACGTGAAGAAGAAGGAGAAAACCGCTGCGGAAATCGGCGTGGAAAGCCGCGTTATTCTGCCTCCAGTCGACATCAGCCAGGCTGAACTGGAGAAACTCATCGACGACCTGAATGCCGACGAGACCGTCGATGGCATCCTCGTCCAGTCCCCCCTGCCCAAGCCACTCGACGAGCTGGCCATCTTTCGGCGGGTGTCTCCAGCCAAGGACGTTGACGGTTTCCACACGCTCAACCTCGGCAAACTCGCGCAGGAAGATGCCACCGGCTTCGCCTCCTGCACCCCCGCCGGCATCATGGAGTTGCTCGGCCGCAGTGATGTCGACCTGAAGGGCAAGCATGTGGTGGTGCTCGGCCGCTCGCTCATTGTCGGCAAGCCTATCGCGTTGCTGGCCCTGCAAAAGAAGGCCGGAGCCAACGGCACCGTCACTATTTGCCATTCCGCCACCAAGGACCTGCCCTCGATCACCCGCTTGGCCGATGTCCTGATCGCCGCCATTGGGCGTGCTCACTTTGTCACCGCCGACATGGTGAAGGAAGGCGCGGTGGTCATCGACGTCGGCATCAACCGTATTCCTGATGCGTCACGAAAATCCGGATACCGCTTGGTGGGTGACGTCGATTTCGACAACGTCGCGCCGAAGACCGCCCAGATCACCCCGGTGCCCGGCGGCGTCGGTCCCATGACGGTGGCTATGTTGATGAAGAATACCGTCAAAGCGCGTCAGCAAGGCACCGCCGCCTGA
- a CDS encoding hybrid sensor histidine kinase/response regulator, which translates to MPAPKILVVDDQLINVQLLKRKLEREGITVISAYSGQEALDAVAADKPDLILLDVMMPEMDGIEVCTRLQSREETRSIPVIFITARNSKEGKIEGLAVGAVDYITKPIDLDETLARVQTQLRFVHINREMVDLQRRLAEARRAATVGAVTQGIAHNLNNLLGVVIGYLDLIKSGADKPDAVRRNADAVERAVQRIVSIIKQLSSMVVKTRLPTERFKLSELLDGAIKRFEQEVETTGAVTLQNEIGDLDIDSHVEVFESAISALLCNAWEAYGHLPAGERHIVLKTSMKPDAEVPTLELRIEDSGRGIDPTIRDQMFEPFISTKHTVGVGMGLTVARHALRNMSGDLILKDLEQGGTVAIAHHPINRPERNRA; encoded by the coding sequence ATGCCCGCTCCCAAAATCCTGGTGGTCGACGACCAGCTTATCAACGTCCAGCTGCTCAAACGGAAATTGGAGCGCGAGGGCATCACCGTGATTTCCGCCTACTCCGGACAGGAAGCACTCGATGCCGTCGCCGCGGACAAGCCTGACCTCATCCTGCTAGATGTTATGATGCCTGAGATGGACGGCATCGAGGTTTGCACCCGACTGCAGTCCCGCGAAGAAACCCGCTCCATCCCGGTGATCTTCATCACTGCCCGGAATTCCAAGGAAGGGAAAATCGAGGGCCTCGCGGTCGGTGCGGTCGATTACATCACGAAACCCATCGATCTCGACGAAACCCTGGCCCGGGTGCAGACGCAGCTGCGTTTTGTGCACATCAACCGCGAGATGGTTGATCTACAACGCCGCCTCGCGGAGGCCCGACGCGCCGCCACCGTCGGTGCCGTCACTCAAGGCATCGCCCACAACCTAAACAACCTGCTAGGCGTCGTCATCGGCTACCTCGACCTAATCAAGAGCGGAGCAGACAAACCCGATGCCGTTCGCCGCAACGCCGATGCAGTGGAACGGGCGGTGCAGCGGATCGTTTCCATCATCAAGCAACTCAGCTCGATGGTGGTGAAGACTCGCCTGCCCACTGAACGCTTTAAACTCTCCGAGCTGCTGGATGGCGCCATCAAACGTTTTGAACAAGAGGTCGAAACGACCGGAGCCGTCACCCTCCAAAACGAAATTGGAGATCTCGATATCGATAGCCATGTCGAGGTTTTCGAAAGCGCGATCAGCGCGCTGCTGTGCAACGCGTGGGAAGCCTACGGGCATTTGCCAGCCGGCGAGCGCCACATCGTGCTGAAGACATCGATGAAGCCCGATGCCGAAGTGCCCACCCTTGAACTGCGCATCGAAGACAGCGGACGCGGTATCGACCCCACGATTCGTGATCAGATGTTCGAGCCCTTCATCAGCACCAAGCACACGGTGGGAGTGGGCATGGGCCTCACCGTTGCCCGCCATGCCCTGCGGAACATGAGCGGCGACCTCATTCTCAAGGATCTGGAACAAGGCGGCACCGTCGCCATTGCCCATCACCCCATCAACCGACCGGAACGCAATCGTGCCTAA
- the proC gene encoding pyrroline-5-carboxylate reductase translates to MPKIAFIGAGRMASAIVDGLLAQNSERRAQISCYSASGKSAVALSQRTGIQYAADLPELLDGADCVVVAFKPQHLATADSRLAELTTGKIVLSVLAAKTIAHLEAVFPQARAVVRTMPNTPSAIGAGITGWCTREPLPDTDRSIVTELLGAVGQAIEVPEEKIDALMGVSGCGPAFVFEFTAALRDGGVAAGLTEEEASTLAQETVLGAARLMARSELTPEQLRDQVTSPNGTTYAGLQRMSAHNIRDIMRETVLAAKTRSEELARGD, encoded by the coding sequence GTGCCTAAAATCGCCTTCATCGGGGCGGGCCGGATGGCTTCAGCCATCGTTGACGGCCTGCTCGCCCAAAACTCCGAGCGCCGAGCTCAGATTTCCTGCTATAGCGCCAGCGGTAAAAGTGCCGTCGCGCTCTCCCAACGCACTGGTATCCAATACGCCGCCGACTTGCCCGAGTTGCTCGATGGAGCCGATTGTGTGGTGGTGGCGTTCAAACCTCAGCATCTGGCCACGGCCGATTCCCGCCTCGCGGAGCTTACAACAGGTAAGATTGTGCTCTCCGTGCTGGCCGCCAAAACCATTGCTCATCTGGAGGCGGTTTTCCCGCAGGCTCGCGCCGTTGTTCGCACCATGCCCAATACGCCCAGCGCCATTGGAGCCGGCATTACCGGCTGGTGCACCCGCGAACCGCTGCCGGATACAGATCGTAGCATCGTAACCGAGCTACTGGGCGCCGTGGGCCAGGCAATCGAAGTGCCCGAAGAAAAAATCGACGCGCTCATGGGTGTGAGCGGCTGCGGTCCTGCCTTCGTTTTTGAGTTCACTGCGGCCTTACGCGACGGCGGTGTCGCAGCTGGGTTGACTGAAGAAGAGGCTTCAACCCTGGCGCAAGAAACGGTGCTGGGCGCTGCCCGTTTGATGGCCCGCAGCGAGCTGACTCCGGAACAACTCCGCGATCAAGTCACTTCCCCCAACGGCACCACCTACGCGGGCCTCCAACGCATGTCCGCGCACAATATTCGGGATATCATGCGCGAGACTGTGCTGGCAGCCAAAACCCGTTCTGAAGAACTGGCGCGCGGCGACTGA
- a CDS encoding c-type cytochrome, producing MSQDNFKKSDPKIEQAAASDEQIQNLHSVLLREKSEPSEGYTPMPLFLLGFVSAMIFIVSIYFIHHRGGLTEGIHEAALIYDPLFDPKTDGGAQVVQEVDPLVMGKRLYTQVCATCHQVNGQGLPGAFPPLAESEWVLGSEERLVRILVHGLAGPVEVRGNTYNGNMPAFGQGSSYNWTDERISYVLTYIRSEWGNEAEPISPEQVTAIREADGSRSTQYSAEELLAIQ from the coding sequence ATGAGCCAAGACAATTTCAAGAAGTCCGATCCTAAGATCGAACAGGCCGCGGCCTCTGATGAGCAGATTCAGAATCTGCACTCTGTCCTCCTGCGCGAAAAGAGTGAGCCCAGCGAAGGCTACACGCCGATGCCGCTCTTCCTGCTCGGTTTCGTGTCGGCGATGATCTTCATCGTCTCGATTTACTTCATCCATCACCGGGGCGGCCTCACCGAAGGCATTCACGAGGCGGCGCTCATTTACGATCCGCTCTTCGATCCGAAGACCGATGGTGGCGCGCAAGTGGTGCAAGAAGTCGATCCGCTGGTGATGGGCAAACGCCTTTACACCCAAGTGTGCGCGACCTGTCACCAGGTGAATGGCCAAGGTCTTCCCGGTGCCTTTCCGCCGTTGGCGGAGTCAGAATGGGTTCTTGGGTCCGAAGAGCGGCTCGTTCGTATCTTGGTCCACGGCTTGGCTGGTCCGGTTGAAGTGCGCGGCAACACCTACAACGGCAACATGCCGGCGTTCGGCCAAGGCAGCTCCTACAACTGGACCGATGAGCGTATTTCCTATGTGTTGACCTACATCCGTTCGGAATGGGGCAACGAGGCTGAACCCATCTCGCCGGAGCAAGTCACAGCGATTCGCGAAGCGGACGGTTCCCGCTCCACTCAATATTCCGCCGAAGAGCTACTGGCGATCCAGTAA
- a CDS encoding cbb3-type cytochrome c oxidase subunit II → MNRAPLIFLGVFLALAFSWTGIVLVNQIAYGSLTPIYDENESKAFPEPMPGIVKRGELVYQDLGCVYCHTQQVRRPGYGSDIERGWGERGSVARDYIYENRVMLGTMRTGPDLRNIGARQSDETWHLLHLYDPQLTSRGSVMPPYRFLFEMRKIVGEPSPDAISIPTTYTDGVAVPAHSIPAEGYEVVPTARAKALVAYLIQRKDTYGFPEAFKLHHEKAEEEDAADSEEEGN, encoded by the coding sequence ATGAATCGCGCTCCTCTGATTTTCCTCGGCGTCTTTCTCGCCCTCGCGTTTTCGTGGACCGGCATCGTGCTGGTTAACCAGATTGCCTACGGCAGCCTGACTCCGATCTACGACGAAAACGAAAGTAAGGCCTTCCCCGAGCCGATGCCTGGCATCGTGAAGCGCGGTGAACTGGTCTACCAAGACCTCGGTTGTGTCTATTGTCACACCCAACAGGTGCGTCGTCCGGGCTATGGCTCGGATATCGAGCGCGGTTGGGGTGAACGCGGCAGTGTCGCCCGCGACTACATTTACGAGAATCGCGTGATGCTCGGCACGATGCGCACCGGTCCGGACCTCCGGAACATCGGCGCACGCCAGTCCGACGAAACGTGGCACCTCCTGCATCTTTACGATCCGCAGCTGACGTCCCGTGGCTCAGTGATGCCTCCGTATCGCTTCCTCTTTGAGATGCGGAAGATCGTGGGTGAACCCAGTCCGGACGCGATCAGCATTCCGACCACCTACACCGACGGTGTGGCGGTGCCGGCGCACTCCATCCCGGCTGAAGGTTATGAGGTCGTGCCTACGGCTCGTGCCAAGGCGTTGGTCGCCTACCTCATTCAACGTAAGGATACCTACGGTTTCCCGGAGGCATTTAAGCTGCACCACGAGAAGGCGGAGGAAGAAGACGCCGCGGACAGCGAAGAGGAGGGCAACTGA